In Pseudochaenichthys georgianus unplaced genomic scaffold, fPseGeo1.2 scaffold_717_arrow_ctg1, whole genome shotgun sequence, the genomic window tctctctcccctctcccccACCCCCCCAGGAGACCAccgtctctctctcctcctctcccagGCGGGGGGGTCTCAGGACTGCAGAGAGCTGCTGTTTCTGCAGCTGAACGACTGGAGGAGCCTTCAGACGGACAGCTACGTTCCTGAGGAGAGACTGAAGATATACACCCTGCTGTCAGGGAGAggggtgagacacacacacacacacacacacacacacacacacacacacacacacacacacacacacacacacacacacaccctgctgtcagggagaggggtgagacacacacacacacacacacacacacacacacacacacacacacacacacacacacacacacacacacacacaccctgctgtcagggagaggggtgagacacacacacacacacacacacacacacacaccctgctgtcagggagaggggtgagacacacacacacacacacacacacacacaccctgctgtcagggagaggggtgagacacacacacacacacacacacacacacacacacacacacacacacacactgctgtcagggagaggggtgagacacacacacacacacacacaccctgctgtcagggagaggggtgagacacacacacacacacacacacacacacacacacacacacacacacaccctgctgtCAGGGAGaggggtgacacacacacacacacacacacacacacacacacacacacacactgctgtcagggagaggggtgagacacacacacacacacacacacaccctgctgGATGAAGGGGCTCACCTGCGCTCTCCTCTCAGGTGTGGCAGTCGTCCGACTCGTCGGTGAACGTGTTCTCCGAGTTGGACTGGAAGCGCTGTGTCGGCGTCTCCCTCTGGTTCCTGCTGCCGCCCACCTCCTCCGTGGCCGACGCGCTGTCCGGGTACGAGGCTGCCTTCCAGGTAACGTTTACCTCTCCGTCGTCATGGACACAAAACATTCAACGACATCTCAGTGTCTGGCTCGATTCTCTCAATGGGAGAGTTCTGATGAAAGCCCACGCCCACATCGAGGAGACGGAACAACGTACGATATCTCTTAATAATAAAACGGGTCTCTCTAAAGACATCTAAACCTTTTTATATGTAGTCAGGACTCGACAGTAGCGGTTGCCCTTGGCAACCATTCAGAACAAATATTAACCTCTTCTTGGCCAGTTTTTCACATGAAGAAATAAGGACGGCTGAATGTGCACCCCAAAAGATAcatgttaattatttgttgtatcgagcgatatttaattattgttgtgacGAGTCGGAACCTGGGACTTGAGTTTCACGTGTGATTACGGCGCCAGAAAGCGACGCACGTTTTACAAACAATGGCGAAGCAAAGTAAGTTGTTTGACCGTGGGGTCGAAAGGTCGGCCCgcccaggggtctgcaaccttctGACCAagagagccattttgctcctttttcccaaacatgttttgtctggagccgcagaTCGTGTTTCACAGCTTGGTGGAAATAAAgttaaagttgtatttattgttatatcaaacAAAAACTGCAGTTTGTTTGcgtttattaggctatttattacatgatataaaacttaACCTCatcagaaacaaagaactccaaaaggagaattacaaataatacacaggcctacttcaACATACATCAAAcccagcacttggggagtcctctgcacacgAAGGACTACATAATTAAAacgggcccactttgaaatatagctgcaccctaacaagagttaaaggtaagaaCGGAgaagcagctcgagtgcgctagaatttgaaaatacacaaccggagaaaatgtgccccttccttcagacttcctcacagagcccctcctccaacgcgcacatgaccaatgagggcagagaaagggccagtggatcgatggtgggggtcagcacagaggtcaagacttcaatgctgaagggccaatggatctatggtggggtcagcacagaggtcaagacaacccacatttgaaagggagacaacGGATGACCAAGAAACCAGTGACTTGCTCAAGTCCTTTGCGAGGGATCTGTGAAGGACAGCAGCTACTGGTGTTTAGTATTCCAGCAATTGAGGGTGGGCTTAGCttggcttagcttagcttagcttagcttagcttagcttagctttacaataagtaattgtgttaattacttattgtaaagcatttgaacattcttttctgttcattattaagttgatgtataactgtatagtatcttaattatttaaatataaggtgactaaaaatggcaactgtattttcagatttggcaaccaaaagctgatgcctggttgcCTGGCAACCACTTAAAAAAGTTAGCGTTTAGCCCCGGTAGTTTAGCTCCAGCCAGCCGTCAGCACTCACACCAATGTTGTGGTTCTTCTCGGAGGACTTTATTAAATGTGACACGTTTTAAACCCTGCAGGGCTCCTGTGAGGGGGGGAAGTACGCCGTGGCCCCCCTGCCCCCCtacctggaggaggaggagcctcacctggaggaggaggaagaggaggaaaccAAACGCCCTCTGCACGACCTCTGCTTCCACCTCCTGAAGCTCTACAGGGACAGGTAAACACGTCCTGAAGCTCTACAGCAGTGCGtctgcggaccactggtggcccgtgagcgccccctagtggtccgtgcgtatattggtaacatttcacattttcaagtttttcgcactctcgcgggaatatctccgcaatggagcgagcttaagtttcactttcgattgcatggtgtagcccagataaacaccgtcatcacacatgttgccacttgtttgtacaattttcaggcgatttgtaaaaaacgatgtgtttttggatatttgtggagttaggtggtccgcgagtgttgttttattggttaagtgtccttggtatgaaaaagtaaaCGCGTTCTGAAGCTCTACGGGGACAGGTGAACGCGTTCTGATCCCAATCAGACCAGCCAGAACACCAGGACCCAGGACCCAGCTAGTTCTTGGTGTGCCTATACAGTAGATCTCTGTACTGTAAAGATGAACAGACGAATATCTAATCAGCCAATCACATGGCAGCAACGCAATACCTTTAGGCATGTGGAGGTCAAGAGGACCTGGCAGAGCATCAGAGCGTGGCTGTTGGTGCCAGACGGGCAGATGTATAacgtcccctctctctccagacaCTACAGCCTGCAGCAGCTGCTCGACCCTCTGAGCGTCACCTGGCAGCGTCTGGACTACAGACTCAGCTGGCACCTGTGGGGCGTCCTTCAGGCGCTGCACTACACTCACCTGAGCTCCTCTCGACAGGGCCTCCTGCACAGCAGCTACGCCGCTCAGCTGGAGAGCAAAGGCCTCTGGCACATGGCCATCTTCATCCTGATGCACATCCACGACCACACGTAAGACTTCTGTTGACCTGTAGCGCACAGGGTGTTGCATTACTCTGTCTTTGACTTGCAAGCCAAGCACACGGGGTACAAATAACCTGCGTACTTCCTGTGTGCAGGCAGCGTGAGCGGGCGGTGAAGGAGATGCTGGCGCTCTACTGCCCCCTGCAGGAGACGGAGGACTCTCAGCAGAGGGAGCGCTTCCTCACTGAGAGGCTTCTGCTCCCGGAGACCTGGATCCATCAGGCCAAAGCCACCAGAGCCCGCAGGCACGCCGCCCACCAGCAGGAGGCGCTGCACCTGTACAGAGCCGGAGCCTGGAGCCAGTGCCACCGGCTGCTCATCCAGCACCTGGCCTCAGgtaacagactcacacacacacacacacacacacacacacacacacacacacacacacacacagaccggcTTTACGGAGTGTAAGAGCTGCGTTGCATTCATTCCCCTCAGACTGCATCATCAACGATAACCACAACTTCCTGCTGGAGTTCCTGGAGGGTCTGGCGGTCCCTGAACGCAGCGCCACCATCCAGGACTGGGACACCGCGGGGGGGGTGTACCTCGACTACATCCGGGTCATCCAGACGCTGGAGCGGATTCAGCAGGTATCTGACCGGCACGGAAGCACCTGGACGTGACGTGGTGCTAAATGTAAACACTAACGTAcctgatgttgttgttgttgttgtttcagctggAGAACGCAGGATATGAGTTGGAGCGTCTCCACTCTGACGTGACGTCTCTCTGCAGCCGCATCGAGCTGCTGCCCTGTAGCTGTGCCAGAGACCGCCTCGCCCAATCAGGTACGAGCTCCTTACCTCTTCGTGTAAACGGCAGCAGCTGATTGGCCGAGGAGCTAGGGAGGACGAGGGTCAGGGAAACGGAAAGTCACAAACGGTTACTTACGATTTTAATCACAGAAAGGTACGACCCTCGAGACGGATACATATTCCAGAATCTAGAAATAACtttatttactttattctctgaatccccccccccccttacttgtTATTTTAAACGACAGTGACCGCCATAAGGCAGGGTCAGTGTGTCGGTGTATCGGACACAGAGAGAGTCGGTTGAGTTGCGGAGTCGTCGTCGTCGTTTATTTGTTAGATGGCAGAGAACAGGAAGTCTCTTATATCCCACGGTCGGGTAGGTCAGTGAACCAGCCGAGCTAATCGTGCTAACTGACGGTTAGCTCGGTTAATCCAGAACATCTGGAGCTAACTCCAGAAACCTGCCGCTCCGCcgcttttaaatccaggctgaagacttttctttttgccgctgcgtTGAAGGCGAGACACGGCCGGCAGAAACATCGCTTTTCAAGTACGGGtacattttgagattttgtgctattttgattctaaaacgtgttttctttcaggcttttgaaggaaaacgtacaaaatacacatttacgtgtttattttactttagtttgtctgtttgcgtctgtagatttctcctgaattcaccaaaagttagctttctaacgtaacataaagtaccgcgaccgctgtgtgcaccatggcaACAGGGATATCGctggaaagctccgtctctcctgcacaatctcatcggatccaaagtatggtcatttcctttttatcagcaaccaatcgtgaaagcactaaggggtcttaaaccaagaaacgaaatctcattggctggtgtcaatttctgacgtcgtgattcgttcagaggcgtcacgtggtgtgctaaaacacttcctggttagctttccgctagaaattgaaatctcaaaatggcaaaagaacggcgaaaaaaacgttcacagagaagacaacaacaattgtcacttgcacgaagcaaggttatacgaaaaacaaatgaccccgaacatgaaatgccttcacggagtgcgtcgaggcgcGAGCTGTCGTCCAGAGAACAGGAGGggttagctagcgcctcactgcaatctgaAAAGGTCGTTTCCTCAAAATGAGTTTGAAATGTCAACgtcagtagcacgtagagacaccaaaccttccagttatattcctatcaatattatgaaggcttttacagaaaggtttgttcatatataattcacagcctgaattatacaacattgtatacctaaaacatggcgaaaattgatatgttagggctgttgacagtatgttctgatttatggagtgataaaaagagatatccaaaatcccttctgtaaaagccttagatgctaatatgactacaaaatgaaaccagaattttgaacctggctttatccaaagttcagatttcgattcctgaaatgtgttaaaatatgcgcatatttaatgaggtatttgataatttgcatatttaaacatgctatttcagaacacttgtaatacaaaagacaattgccttattgtaagtaattaactggagaactttctagctgatacctttaagttaaaaaaagtaccctattcacctggggtgtctcgctgCTCTGTAACTTGTATTCACGTGCCTCTGATAAGATACGAA contains:
- the LOC117443973 gene encoding nuclear pore complex protein Nup98-Nup96-like, whose translation is MAIFILMHIHDHTQRERAVKEMLALYCPLQETEDSQQRERFLTERLLLPETWIHQAKATRARRHAAHQQEALHLYRAGAWSQCHRLLIQHLASDCIINDNHNFLLEFLEGLAVPERSATIQDWDTAGGVYLDYIRVIQTLERIQQLENAGYELERLHSDVTSLCSRIELLPCSCARDRLAQSEMAKRVANILRVVLSLQHPLSIPLARLAPHIARLPMPEDYTLEELRGLTQAYLQQLVLSQ